A portion of the Streptomyces erythrochromogenes genome contains these proteins:
- a CDS encoding AraC family transcriptional regulator: MPHQPHAGPSGGQSFRTTEVDVARDWLKAAYGTSLRMRTPAPHSAFRYSRATAGPLSLSTLALPTEYSYATDPLGAVAITHVVGGRMIRECKGDVAEAGPGDVLAISQPQLPYGGRVFAAELRAVTVPLALVQEVAGHPEGQKARPLRFTRFTPVSPAMADQWKKTVDYVEQSVLALARMPGSAPLVVDAAARLLAATVLAAFDTDARPEPVLADTRDATSETARRAVAFIESQPAAEIGLADMAAAAGVTPRAVQYAFRRHLGTTPTAYLRRVRLAEAHDELVAADPARDTVTAIASRWGFHHQGRFAAAYREAYGVPPLRTLAGS, encoded by the coding sequence ATGCCACATCAACCGCACGCGGGACCGTCGGGTGGACAGAGCTTTCGGACCACCGAAGTGGACGTCGCCCGCGACTGGTTGAAGGCTGCCTACGGGACGAGCCTGCGCATGAGAACGCCGGCACCCCACAGCGCGTTCCGGTATTCCCGTGCCACCGCGGGACCGCTGTCGCTCAGTACCCTGGCACTGCCGACGGAATACTCCTATGCCACCGACCCGCTGGGTGCCGTGGCCATCACGCACGTCGTCGGCGGCCGCATGATCCGGGAGTGCAAGGGCGACGTCGCCGAGGCAGGACCGGGTGACGTCCTGGCGATCTCGCAGCCCCAACTCCCTTATGGGGGAAGGGTGTTCGCCGCCGAGCTGCGGGCCGTGACGGTGCCGCTCGCGCTGGTGCAGGAGGTCGCGGGCCACCCGGAAGGGCAGAAGGCCCGCCCCCTGCGTTTCACCCGCTTCACTCCTGTCTCCCCGGCCATGGCCGATCAGTGGAAGAAGACCGTCGACTACGTCGAGCAGAGCGTCCTGGCCCTTGCCCGGATGCCCGGCAGCGCGCCGCTGGTGGTCGACGCGGCCGCGCGCCTGCTCGCCGCGACGGTCCTGGCGGCCTTCGACACCGACGCCCGCCCCGAGCCCGTTCTCGCGGACACCCGCGATGCGACGTCGGAGACCGCCCGCAGGGCTGTCGCGTTCATCGAGTCGCAGCCCGCGGCCGAAATCGGCCTGGCGGACATGGCCGCCGCCGCCGGCGTCACCCCTCGGGCCGTGCAGTACGCGTTCCGACGCCACCTCGGCACGACGCCCACGGCCTACCTGCGCCGCGTACGCCTTGCAGAGGCGCACGACGAGCTGGTTGCCGCCGATCCGGCACGGGACACCGTCACGGCCATCGCCTCCCGGTGGGGCTTCCACCACCAGGGGCGTTTCGCCGCCGCCTACCGTGAGGCCTACGGAGTGCCTCCGCTGCGCACGCTCGCCGGGTCCTGA
- a CDS encoding AI-2E family transporter yields the protein MSRLRDLLGRAKGAATAVGERRARALARHDAEEAAEQKRERAVRLRPASARERAPDPARAVPWGMRVAAEVAWRFLVLAAAVWVVMRVIGSVRLVALAFVAALLITALLQPTVARLHRRGLPQGLSTVVTALCGFVALGLIGWFVVWQVLDNLDSLSERLQEGIAELKRWLLYSPFHVTEQQINDVTERLSDAIGTSTSDITSTGLQGVTVLIEVITGMLLAMFITLFLLYDGRKVWEWTLKLLPAAVQPRVAGAGPPAWRTLTAYIRGTLIVALIDAVFIGVGIYFLGVPLAVPIAVVIFLASFVPLIGAIASGALAVIVALVTQGVFTALMTLLVVLLVQQIEGHILQPFILGRAVRIHPLAVALSVATGGLVAGIGGAVVAVPLVAVANTVIVHLRSHADEDEGPAAEPEAEPGATPNPEPGPAPPGAPAGSTAPAPPAEAEEGASSVVDEEPTKERPPPLE from the coding sequence ATGTCCAGGCTCCGTGACCTGCTGGGCCGCGCGAAGGGCGCCGCGACCGCGGTCGGTGAGCGGCGTGCGCGGGCGCTGGCCCGCCACGACGCCGAGGAGGCCGCCGAGCAGAAGCGGGAGCGGGCGGTGCGCTTGCGACCGGCCTCGGCACGGGAGCGCGCGCCGGACCCGGCCCGTGCGGTGCCCTGGGGCATGCGGGTCGCGGCCGAGGTCGCCTGGCGGTTCCTGGTTCTCGCCGCCGCCGTGTGGGTCGTGATGCGGGTGATCGGCTCCGTTCGGCTGGTCGCGCTCGCCTTCGTCGCCGCGCTGCTGATCACCGCCCTGCTCCAGCCGACGGTCGCCCGGCTGCACCGCCGGGGACTCCCTCAGGGTCTCTCCACCGTCGTCACGGCACTCTGCGGCTTCGTCGCGCTCGGGCTGATCGGCTGGTTCGTCGTATGGCAGGTGCTCGACAATCTGGACAGCCTGTCCGAACGGCTCCAGGAAGGCATCGCGGAACTGAAACGGTGGCTCCTCTACAGCCCGTTCCACGTGACCGAACAGCAGATCAACGACGTCACCGAGCGCCTGAGCGATGCCATCGGCACCAGCACCAGCGACATCACCTCGACCGGTCTCCAGGGAGTGACCGTCCTGATCGAGGTCATCACCGGCATGCTCCTGGCGATGTTCATCACGCTCTTCCTGCTGTACGACGGCAGAAAGGTCTGGGAGTGGACGCTGAAGCTGCTGCCGGCCGCCGTGCAGCCCCGAGTCGCCGGAGCGGGTCCGCCGGCCTGGCGGACCCTCACCGCCTACATCCGCGGGACTCTGATAGTCGCCCTGATCGACGCGGTGTTCATCGGCGTCGGGATCTACTTCCTCGGCGTCCCCCTCGCCGTACCCATAGCCGTGGTGATCTTCCTGGCCTCGTTCGTGCCGCTGATCGGCGCCATCGCCTCCGGCGCGCTCGCGGTGATCGTCGCGCTGGTCACCCAGGGCGTCTTCACCGCCTTGATGACCCTGCTGGTGGTGCTCCTCGTCCAACAGATCGAAGGGCACATCCTGCAACCGTTCATACTCGGGCGGGCCGTCCGGATCCATCCGCTGGCCGTGGCCCTGTCCGTCGCCACCGGCGGACTTGTCGCCGGTATCGGCGGCGCAGTCGTCGCGGTCCCGCTCGTGGCCGTGGCGAACACGGTGATCGTGCACCTCCGGTCCCACGCGGACGAGGACGAGGGGCCGGCGGCGGAACCGGAAGCCGAGCCGGGCGCGACGCCGAATCCAGAACCGGGGCCCGCGCCTCCGGGGGCGCCGGCGGGGTCCACGGCCCCGGCGCCTCCCGCAGAGGCGGAAGAGGGTGCCTCCTCCGTCGTCGACGAGGAGCCCACCAAGGAACGGCCGCCCCCCTTGGAGTGA
- a CDS encoding zinc-dependent alcohol dehydrogenase, translating into MKAVTWQGRRDVRVETVPDPGIIDPTDAIIKVTTTGLCGSDLHLYEVLGPFLDAGDILGHEPMGVVAEVGPDVKHLTVGDRVVVPFNVSCGTCFMCERGLHSQCETTQVREHGTGASLFGYTKLYGQVPGGQAEYLRVPFADTLPIRVPDGPPDERFVYLSDVLPTAWQGVVYADIPPGGSVAVLGLGPIGDMCTRIAAHRGAGKVIGIDLVPERLARVAGHGVQVYDLSRYGDQLVDAVRSATGGRGPDAVIDAVGMEAHGSLGAKAAQTATGLLPDALASALMKKAGVDRLGALKLAIELVRRGGTISLSGVYGGAVDPLPLFTMFDKQIQLRMGQANVHRWVDALLPLLTDGDPLGAEGFATHHLPLDDAPQAYADFQQKRDHMVKVLFQPQA; encoded by the coding sequence ATGAAGGCAGTGACGTGGCAGGGGCGGCGTGACGTGCGGGTTGAAACCGTCCCCGATCCGGGCATCATCGATCCCACTGATGCGATCATCAAGGTGACGACCACCGGGCTGTGCGGCTCCGATCTGCACCTCTACGAGGTGCTGGGTCCGTTCCTGGACGCGGGCGACATCCTCGGCCACGAGCCGATGGGAGTGGTCGCCGAAGTCGGCCCCGACGTCAAGCACCTCACCGTGGGTGACCGGGTCGTGGTCCCGTTCAACGTCTCGTGCGGGACCTGCTTCATGTGCGAGCGGGGGCTGCACTCGCAGTGCGAGACCACCCAGGTCCGCGAGCACGGAACCGGCGCGAGTCTCTTCGGCTACACCAAGCTCTACGGCCAGGTCCCTGGAGGGCAGGCCGAGTACCTGCGCGTCCCCTTCGCCGACACCCTCCCGATCCGTGTTCCCGACGGGCCACCAGATGAACGGTTCGTGTACCTGTCGGACGTCCTGCCGACCGCCTGGCAGGGCGTCGTCTACGCCGACATCCCACCTGGTGGGAGCGTGGCCGTCCTCGGGCTCGGGCCCATCGGCGACATGTGCACCCGCATCGCCGCCCATCGCGGGGCCGGCAAGGTGATCGGCATCGACCTGGTGCCCGAACGGCTCGCCCGTGTCGCCGGACACGGCGTACAGGTCTACGACCTGTCCCGGTACGGAGATCAGCTCGTGGACGCGGTCCGCAGTGCGACCGGCGGCCGCGGTCCGGACGCCGTGATCGACGCCGTCGGCATGGAGGCCCACGGCAGTCTCGGCGCCAAGGCCGCACAGACCGCGACCGGCCTGCTCCCGGACGCCCTGGCCTCCGCACTGATGAAGAAGGCCGGCGTGGACCGTCTGGGCGCCCTGAAACTGGCCATCGAGCTCGTACGCCGCGGCGGCACGATCTCCCTTTCCGGGGTCTATGGCGGAGCCGTCGACCCGCTCCCGCTGTTCACGATGTTCGACAAGCAGATCCAGCTGCGCATGGGACAGGCGAACGTCCACCGGTGGGTCGACGCCCTTCTGCCCCTGCTGACCGACGGAGACCCTCTCGGAGCCGAGGGCTTCGCCACCCATCACCTGCCCCTGGACGATGCCCCACAGGCGTACGCGGACTTCCAGCAGAAGCGGGACCACATGGTGAAGGTTCTCTTCCAGCCGCAGGCATGA